From the genome of Arthrobacter alpinus, one region includes:
- the proB gene encoding glutamate 5-kinase, producing the protein MGSHGETVLSAGGSRSSIASAARIVVKVGSSSLTSVAGGISVPALNSLVEVLAKRRLAGAEVILVSSGAIAAGLRPLGLARRPKDLATQQAAASVGQGLLMAHYNHAFIGHGVVVSQVLLTAEDLTRRHQYVNAHRALERLLHLGVVPIVNENDTVATHEIRFGDNDRLAALVAHLVKADALVLLSDVDALYDGPPSQGAQRIAKVDSPEDLEGIVIGTAGAAGIGTGGMATKVQAALIAAETGIPALVTSTGNAAAALAGEDVGTWFSINGNKRPVRMLWLAHLADIRGRLVLDDGAIRAVSERHKSLLPAGIVAVTGDFEAGDAVEIADSAGHVIARGLVNYPCGDLPQMLGRSTKDLAKELGRQYEREVVHVDDLVLLNN; encoded by the coding sequence ATGGGCTCACACGGGGAAACGGTTCTGTCCGCTGGCGGTTCACGTTCGTCGATCGCCTCAGCGGCGCGGATCGTGGTCAAGGTTGGTTCGTCGTCGTTGACGAGTGTGGCCGGCGGAATCTCAGTGCCGGCACTGAATAGTTTGGTTGAAGTGCTGGCCAAACGCCGTCTGGCTGGGGCGGAGGTCATTTTGGTTTCCTCCGGTGCCATCGCAGCCGGGTTGCGCCCGCTTGGTCTGGCCCGGCGCCCCAAGGACCTGGCCACGCAACAGGCTGCGGCCAGCGTGGGCCAGGGCCTGCTGATGGCCCACTACAATCATGCCTTCATTGGCCATGGTGTAGTTGTTTCACAGGTTTTGCTGACGGCGGAGGACTTGACTCGGCGCCACCAGTACGTCAACGCGCACCGTGCGTTGGAGCGGCTGTTGCACCTGGGCGTAGTGCCGATCGTCAACGAAAATGACACGGTGGCAACCCACGAGATCCGTTTTGGTGACAACGACCGTTTGGCCGCCCTGGTAGCCCACCTGGTGAAGGCTGATGCCCTGGTACTGCTCTCGGATGTGGATGCCCTTTACGACGGACCGCCGTCGCAGGGTGCTCAACGCATCGCCAAGGTGGATTCTCCGGAAGACCTCGAAGGCATTGTCATCGGCACGGCTGGCGCAGCAGGCATCGGCACCGGTGGGATGGCGACCAAGGTACAGGCGGCACTGATTGCCGCCGAGACCGGCATCCCCGCCCTGGTCACCTCCACCGGGAACGCTGCGGCCGCACTCGCTGGCGAGGACGTGGGAACCTGGTTCAGCATCAACGGCAACAAACGTCCCGTGAGGATGCTGTGGCTGGCACACCTGGCGGACATTCGCGGGCGACTGGTGCTCGACGACGGCGCCATTCGGGCCGTGAGTGAACGGCACAAGTCGCTTTTGCCCGCTGGCATCGTCGCGGTCACCGGAGACTTTGAAGCGGGGGACGCCGTGGAGATCGCCGATTCCGCCGGGCACGTGATTGCGCGCGGCCTGGTGAACTACCCGTGCGGGGATCTGCCGCAAATGCTGGGACGCTCCACCAAGGACCTCGCCAAGGAATTGGGTCGTCAGTACGAACGCGAAGTGGTTCACGTGGATGACCTGGTCCTGCTCAACAACTAG
- the obgE gene encoding GTPase ObgE gives MASFVDRVVLHVSGGTGGHGCVSVKREKFKPLGGPDGGKGGDGGNVILRVSAQTTTLLDYHHAPHRHGTNGGPGMGDWRDGKIGETLILNVPDGTVVKDKAGNVIADLVGEGTEFVAAAGGQGGLGNAALSSQKRKAPGFALLGVDGDERDIVLELKSIADIALVGFPSAGKSSLIAAMSAARPKIADYPFTTLIPNLGVVQSGDVRFTIADVPGLIEGASEGKGLGHHFLRHVERCAALVHVLDCATLEADRDPLSDLAVIERELDNYAVDMSFAGSDGDVVPLNQRPKLVALNKIDSPDGRDMAEFVKGDLESRGYRVFEISATSHEGLRQLGFAMAEIVQSARDAIASAPLKAKPVVLRPRAVNETAFTIRREEKNLQPLYRVLGEKPERWVHQTDFQNEEAIGYLADRLAKAGVEAGLFKAGATPGDTVIIGEDGGMIFDWEPTMMGGAEHLAAPRGTDLRLLDLGDRPTRAQKREEQQDRRDAKAAARAELESERKAGIWTESTNPKHSKAAVIQAELDAEGGAS, from the coding sequence TTGGCCAGCTTTGTTGACCGGGTTGTATTACACGTATCCGGCGGGACAGGTGGCCATGGCTGCGTCTCGGTAAAACGCGAAAAGTTTAAGCCCCTGGGTGGTCCCGACGGCGGCAAGGGCGGCGATGGCGGCAACGTCATCTTGCGCGTGAGCGCCCAGACCACCACGCTCCTTGACTACCACCACGCACCGCACCGCCACGGCACCAACGGTGGCCCGGGCATGGGTGACTGGCGTGACGGCAAGATCGGGGAAACCCTGATCCTGAACGTCCCCGACGGAACCGTCGTGAAGGACAAAGCCGGCAATGTCATTGCCGATTTGGTGGGCGAGGGCACCGAATTTGTTGCAGCAGCCGGCGGCCAAGGCGGACTCGGTAACGCGGCCCTGTCTTCACAAAAACGTAAGGCGCCCGGCTTTGCTTTGCTGGGTGTGGATGGCGACGAGCGGGACATCGTCCTAGAGCTGAAATCCATAGCCGACATCGCGTTGGTAGGTTTCCCCTCCGCCGGCAAGTCCAGCCTGATTGCTGCGATGTCGGCGGCAAGGCCCAAGATCGCTGACTACCCCTTCACCACCTTGATCCCTAACCTGGGCGTGGTGCAGTCAGGGGACGTCCGCTTCACCATCGCCGATGTTCCGGGCCTGATCGAAGGTGCCAGCGAAGGCAAGGGCCTAGGTCACCACTTCCTGCGCCACGTGGAGCGTTGCGCAGCCCTGGTGCACGTCCTTGACTGCGCCACGCTGGAAGCCGACAGGGACCCACTCTCGGATCTGGCCGTGATTGAACGTGAACTGGACAACTACGCCGTAGACATGAGCTTCGCCGGATCCGACGGCGACGTGGTGCCCCTGAATCAGCGCCCGAAGCTGGTGGCGTTGAACAAGATTGATTCCCCAGACGGCCGGGACATGGCCGAATTTGTCAAGGGTGACCTTGAATCCCGAGGCTACCGGGTCTTTGAAATCTCCGCCACGAGCCACGAAGGCCTGCGCCAGCTCGGTTTTGCCATGGCCGAGATCGTTCAGAGCGCCCGCGACGCCATCGCCAGCGCGCCGCTCAAGGCAAAACCTGTGGTGTTGCGCCCCCGCGCCGTCAACGAAACAGCCTTCACCATCCGCAGGGAAGAGAAGAACCTGCAGCCGCTGTACCGGGTCTTGGGCGAAAAGCCTGAGCGTTGGGTGCATCAGACGGACTTCCAGAACGAGGAAGCCATTGGCTATTTGGCGGACCGCCTGGCCAAGGCTGGCGTGGAAGCTGGCCTGTTCAAGGCCGGTGCCACACCCGGGGACACCGTCATCATTGGTGAAGACGGCGGTATGATCTTCGACTGGGAGCCCACCATGATGGGTGGCGCCGAGCATTTGGCTGCCCCTCGCGGCACCGATCTGCGACTGCTCGACTTGGGCGACCGCCCCACCAGGGCGCAGAAGCGTGAAGAGCAGCAGGACCGCCGTGACGCCAAGGCGGCAGCCCGCGCGGAACTTGAGTCGGAGCGTAAAGCCGGTATCTGGACCGAATCAACCAACCCCAAGCACAGCAAGGCTGCCGTCATTCAAGCGGAGCTCGACGCTGAAGGTGGTGCGTCCTAG
- the rpmA gene encoding 50S ribosomal protein L27 → MAHKKGASSTRNGRDSNAQYLGVKRFGGQVVKAGEIIVRQRGTHFHPGEGVGRGKDDTLFALDAGAVEFGQRRGRRVVNIVAAAV, encoded by the coding sequence ATGGCACATAAAAAGGGTGCGAGTTCCACTCGCAACGGTCGTGATTCAAACGCTCAGTACTTGGGTGTAAAGCGCTTCGGCGGTCAGGTTGTCAAGGCAGGCGAAATCATCGTTCGTCAGCGCGGCACCCACTTCCACCCCGGTGAGGGTGTTGGTCGTGGCAAGGACGATACATTGTTCGCCTTGGATGCAGGCGCGGTCGAGTTCGGTCAGCGTCGCGGACGACGCGTCGTGAACATCGTCGCAGCTGCGGTCTAA
- the rplU gene encoding 50S ribosomal protein L21 — MVYAIVRAGGRQEKVSVGDHVTMNRVPGGVGSTLELPALLLVDGEKITTAAKDLANVKVTAEKLEDLRGPKIVIQKFKNKTGYKKRQGHRQELSKVKITSIA; from the coding sequence GTGGTGTACGCGATTGTCCGCGCAGGCGGCCGTCAAGAAAAGGTTTCCGTTGGAGACCACGTGACCATGAACCGCGTCCCCGGTGGAGTCGGCAGCACGCTTGAGCTGCCCGCTTTGCTGCTGGTTGATGGTGAGAAAATCACCACCGCCGCAAAGGACCTGGCTAATGTGAAGGTTACGGCTGAGAAGTTGGAGGATCTTCGTGGACCGAAGATCGTCATCCAGAAGTTCAAGAACAAGACCGGTTACAAGAAGCGTCAGGGCCACCGTCAGGAACTGTCCAAGGTCAAGATCACCTCGATCGCGTAA
- a CDS encoding bifunctional hydroxymethylpyrimidine kinase/phosphomethylpyrimidine kinase — translation MTYDTLTTPFQGRPDHPRVLSIAGSDPSGGAGIQADIKAISAHGGYAMTVITALTAQNTQGVRSVHIPPVDFLMQQLEALSEDIAIDSVKIGMLANAEVIRAVGDWLEETRPAVVVLDPVMVASSGDSLISGEAREALLELLAHTHLVTPNLPELAVLVSEPEARTWEEALHQGKILAAARNVQVLVKGGHLASDVCPDALIAPDGSLVEFTAARVDTANTHGTGCTLSAAVATLQAQTGEWSASVGKAKAWLTQALQASGELNVGQGRGPLNHFHALWATAAPQGGEFSASLWAEISGQRAAIFELDFIKELLAGTLPREHFGYYLVQDALYLGAYSRVLAHASALAPTEEEQRFWAQGAQNCLAVELELHKVWLSKNPHKHLMGPVTKHYVDHLAAAAFSGSYGEVVAAVLPCYWLYAEVGRVLHAQFVAAEKEIFDGVGTVALDAVGSGREGAHPYGEWLATYADEEFAEATRTAVEIADAAARRGSERERQRMRAAFAHSAQFEVDFFDAPRLHADSTPHRVARD, via the coding sequence TTGACGTACGACACTTTAACCACACCTTTCCAGGGCCGTCCCGACCATCCGCGAGTGCTGAGCATTGCCGGCTCCGACCCTTCCGGAGGCGCCGGCATCCAGGCGGACATCAAGGCCATCAGTGCCCATGGCGGGTACGCAATGACCGTAATCACGGCGTTGACGGCGCAAAACACGCAGGGTGTGCGCAGCGTTCACATCCCACCCGTGGACTTCCTCATGCAGCAGTTGGAAGCACTCAGCGAGGACATCGCCATTGACAGCGTCAAGATCGGCATGCTGGCCAATGCGGAGGTGATCAGGGCTGTAGGGGACTGGCTGGAGGAAACCCGGCCTGCCGTGGTGGTCCTTGACCCGGTCATGGTGGCAAGCAGCGGGGATTCGCTGATTTCAGGAGAGGCTAGGGAGGCTCTCCTCGAGCTGTTGGCCCACACACACCTGGTCACACCCAACCTGCCCGAGCTGGCAGTGTTGGTGAGCGAGCCGGAAGCCCGCACGTGGGAGGAAGCCCTCCATCAAGGCAAAATATTGGCCGCGGCCAGGAACGTCCAGGTGTTGGTCAAGGGTGGGCACCTTGCCTCGGATGTTTGCCCGGACGCGCTCATTGCCCCGGACGGTTCGCTGGTTGAATTCACCGCGGCACGGGTGGACACTGCCAACACACATGGCACAGGGTGCACGCTCTCGGCTGCCGTGGCCACGTTGCAGGCGCAAACCGGGGAATGGTCCGCAAGCGTGGGGAAGGCCAAGGCCTGGCTGACGCAAGCGTTACAGGCCTCCGGCGAACTAAATGTTGGGCAGGGCAGGGGCCCACTGAATCACTTTCATGCGCTGTGGGCGACCGCGGCGCCTCAGGGTGGCGAGTTCAGTGCCAGCCTGTGGGCCGAGATTTCCGGGCAGCGGGCGGCCATCTTTGAACTCGATTTCATCAAGGAACTACTCGCGGGGACGCTGCCGCGCGAACACTTTGGCTACTATCTGGTCCAGGACGCGCTCTACCTTGGCGCATATTCGCGTGTCCTGGCCCATGCCAGCGCCCTCGCTCCCACCGAGGAGGAGCAACGCTTTTGGGCTCAGGGCGCACAAAATTGCCTCGCGGTAGAGCTGGAACTGCACAAGGTGTGGTTGTCCAAAAACCCGCACAAGCACCTGATGGGGCCTGTGACTAAGCACTACGTTGACCATCTGGCAGCGGCGGCCTTCAGCGGCAGCTATGGGGAAGTGGTGGCAGCGGTGCTGCCCTGCTATTGGCTGTACGCGGAGGTGGGCAGGGTCCTGCACGCACAATTTGTGGCCGCCGAAAAGGAAATCTTTGACGGCGTCGGCACGGTAGCCTTGGACGCCGTCGGTTCCGGGCGGGAGGGTGCACACCCGTACGGCGAGTGGCTTGCAACGTATGCCGACGAGGAATTCGCCGAGGCCACCAGGACGGCCGTGGAGATTGCCGATGCCGCCGCACGCCGGGGATCGGAGCGTGAGCGCCAGCGGATGCGGGCGGCATTTGCGCACTCCGCCCAGTTCGAAGTGGACTTCTTTGATGCGCCACGTCTGCACGCTGACAGCACCCCGCACAGGGTCGCACGTGATTAA